In Candidatus Bathyarchaeia archaeon, the following are encoded in one genomic region:
- the tuf gene encoding translation elongation factor EF-1 subunit alpha, whose protein sequence is MSRPEKPHLNLVIMGHVDHGKSTTTGHLLYLAGAVDDRTIKAFEEEAKKMGKETFKFAWVLDNLKEERERGLTIDLRFLKFETKKYYFTVIDAPGHRDFVKNMITGASQADGAILFVSAKRGEFEAGIGPGGQTREHAFLAFTLGVNQLVVAINKMDDVSVNWSQDRYNEVKNEVSRMLKMVGYKVEKIPFVPTSGWTGDNLVKKSDKMPWYTGPTLIDALDTFEVPPKPTGKPLRIPIQDVYSITGVGTVPVGRVETGTLKENDVVIFMPANKQGEVKSLEMHHTRIPKAEPGDNIGFNVRGIAKTDIRRGDVCGHVTNPPTVAKEFIGQIIVIYHPTAVAAGYTPVLHYHTGQVACRFTELIKKIDPRSGQVVEEKPTFLKTGDAAWVRMEPLHPIAIETYTEFPELGRFAVRDMGTTIAAGVVKEITKKGP, encoded by the coding sequence ATGAGCAGACCAGAAAAGCCGCACTTAAACCTAGTAATCATGGGACACGTTGACCATGGAAAATCAACAACCACAGGACACTTGCTATACTTGGCAGGAGCCGTAGACGACAGAACAATAAAGGCTTTCGAAGAAGAAGCCAAAAAAATGGGAAAAGAAACCTTCAAGTTCGCATGGGTTCTCGACAATCTAAAAGAAGAAAGAGAAAGAGGCTTAACAATTGACCTTCGATTCCTAAAGTTCGAAACCAAAAAATACTACTTCACAGTTATCGACGCGCCGGGACACAGAGACTTCGTCAAAAACATGATAACAGGCGCAAGCCAAGCTGACGGTGCAATACTCTTTGTTTCAGCAAAAAGAGGCGAATTCGAAGCTGGCATCGGACCTGGCGGACAAACCCGAGAGCACGCGTTCTTGGCTTTCACCTTGGGCGTTAACCAACTGGTTGTAGCCATTAACAAGATGGATGATGTTTCTGTCAACTGGAGCCAAGACAGATACAACGAAGTCAAAAATGAAGTTTCAAGAATGCTTAAGATGGTTGGTTACAAAGTTGAGAAAATCCCCTTCGTGCCAACATCCGGCTGGACGGGCGACAACCTTGTCAAGAAAAGCGACAAAATGCCCTGGTACACTGGACCAACATTAATTGATGCTTTAGACACTTTCGAGGTTCCTCCAAAACCAACAGGCAAACCATTGCGCATTCCAATTCAAGACGTTTACAGCATTACTGGCGTAGGCACAGTTCCAGTAGGCAGAGTGGAAACAGGAACGTTGAAAGAAAACGACGTTGTCATATTCATGCCAGCAAACAAGCAAGGCGAAGTGAAATCTTTAGAAATGCACCACACAAGAATACCCAAAGCTGAGCCAGGCGACAACATTGGATTCAACGTCAGAGGCATTGCAAAAACGGACATTCGCCGCGGAGACGTCTGTGGACACGTTACAAATCCGCCAACAGTAGCTAAAGAGTTCATCGGACAAATAATTGTCATCTATCACCCGACGGCTGTTGCGGCCGGATACACACCAGTTCTGCACTATCACACGGGACAAGTTGCATGCCGATTCACTGAACTGATAAAGAAGATTGACCCACGTTCTGGACAAGTTGTAGAAGAAAAGCCGACATTTCTAAAGACGGGAGATGCAGCTTGGGTGAGAATGGAGCCTTTACATCCAATCGCCATCGAGACTTACACTGAATTTCCCGAGCTTGGAAGGTTCGCAGTGAGAGACATGGGAACAACGATTGCTGCCGGCGTGGTTAAAGAGATTACGAAGAAAGGACCATAA
- a CDS encoding ERCC4 domain-containing protein, translating to MSGTETLLPYLKEKKTEEQEQPTIIVDSREANTAAKIVKGLRERGVNVKIETLEKGDYILSDMCAVERKTVQDFVYTLTRRYLFEQLFKLKEVYPKSLIVLEGYLPIIYKFSRIQPVSVWGAMFNLAKNGIAMVNTTSYKETVDFLYVAARQEQIVEKRHPTIHPIKKCETIEDAQIYLIASLPLVGREKAISILKTYQTPLNALINVDDWPKTVYGLGPVISGKVKEVLNTPFRG from the coding sequence ATGTCTGGAACTGAAACGTTGCTTCCATATTTGAAGGAAAAGAAAACCGAAGAGCAAGAACAGCCAACAATAATTGTTGACAGTCGCGAGGCGAATACGGCGGCAAAAATTGTTAAAGGTCTTAGGGAACGCGGTGTCAACGTTAAAATTGAAACTTTAGAGAAAGGCGACTACATTTTATCTGATATGTGTGCTGTGGAAAGAAAAACTGTTCAAGACTTTGTCTATACGCTTACTAGGCGTTACCTTTTCGAGCAATTGTTTAAGCTGAAAGAGGTTTATCCTAAATCGTTAATCGTTTTGGAAGGGTATCTGCCAATAATTTACAAGTTCAGCCGAATCCAGCCGGTTTCGGTTTGGGGCGCCATGTTTAACCTCGCAAAAAACGGCATAGCCATGGTCAATACAACCTCATACAAGGAAACAGTGGATTTTCTATACGTTGCCGCCCGCCAAGAGCAAATAGTTGAAAAAAGGCATCCAACGATTCATCCAATCAAAAAGTGCGAAACAATAGAAGATGCTCAAATATACTTGATTGCAAGTTTGCCACTGGTTGGAAGAGAAAAAGCCATATCGATCCTCAAGACCTACCAGACACCCCTAAACGCGCTGATAAATGTGGACGATTGGCCTAAAACAGTATATGGACTTGGACCAGTAATAAGCGGCAAAGTTAAAGAAGTGCTAAACACTCCTTTCAGAGGGTGA
- the iorB gene encoding indolepyruvate ferredoxin oxidoreductase subunit beta, producing the protein MKEFNIVLTGVGGQGILLAAEILGTAALKEGLNVRVSEIHGMAQRGGAVVSNVRIGENVLASTFLDGKADVLLGFEPLETLRSVNLASEKTTVIMSDERITPTELTAKKMEYPSLKEIINKICSFTKNIIIVEAAKLAKEAGNILTENVVLIGALAATKKMPVKDESIIEALKELVPTKHLDTNIKAFKLGYEYVQKYKPKL; encoded by the coding sequence ATGAAGGAATTCAACATTGTTTTGACTGGAGTGGGCGGACAAGGCATACTTCTAGCAGCGGAGATTCTTGGAACAGCAGCTCTCAAAGAAGGGTTGAATGTTCGAGTAAGCGAGATTCACGGGATGGCGCAGAGAGGCGGAGCAGTAGTTTCCAACGTGAGAATTGGAGAAAACGTTTTGGCTTCCACGTTTCTAGATGGAAAAGCAGATGTACTTTTAGGATTTGAGCCTTTAGAGACTCTACGCAGTGTGAATCTCGCTTCGGAAAAGACAACAGTTATAATGAGTGATGAACGGATTACGCCAACCGAACTCACCGCGAAAAAGATGGAATACCCAAGCTTGAAAGAAATAATCAACAAAATTTGCAGTTTCACAAAAAACATCATCATCGTAGAAGCTGCAAAACTAGCGAAAGAAGCCGGAAACATCCTAACAGAAAACGTCGTGTTAATCGGCGCTTTAGCTGCCACGAAAAAGATGCCAGTAAAAGACGAAAGCATCATAGAAGCTTTGAAAGAGCTTGTGCCCACCAAACATTTAGACACGAACATTAAAGCATTCAAACTTGGCTACGAATACGTACAGAAATATAAGCCAAAACTTTAA
- the iorA gene encoding indolepyruvate ferredoxin oxidoreductase subunit alpha yields the protein MPDSRLLLQDAPNKRALLLGNEAIARGILEAGISVVTTYPGTPASEIADSISEIAAEAGVYMEYSINEMVAVEVAAATANCGVRSLSAMKHVGLNVAADALVTLAYMGVKGGCVIVTADDPECYSSQNEQDNRFYALLANLPCLEPSNAQEAKDMTVSAVEISEKLELPVLLRTMTRVSHTRGPVIYGKLTKPNLKGEFVRDIKRMNLVPANSRPMHTVLLKKAEKAKELSETLQYNTIIRKSKSGKLGVISASAAFNYAIEAIDALDLDASVLKLGMTHPLPEKLIGAFLKKHKKIVVVEELEPYLEMQVKAIAKDYAPNVKIYGKMSTPYFPRDGELSTRTVVVGLAKITRRKLPINFEEIDKKYAEVLKDLPRRPPILCAGCPHRASFYVIKKATDGKAVYPNDIGCYALGFAPPLSIGDGFLCMGSSVSMAQGINKVTGKDTIGIIGDSTFFHAAIPGLINAVYNNHKITLAVLDNQTTAMTGHQPHPGTGVTGMGVPTEKVLIEKVAEGCGVKYVRVVNPFKVKEATAVLKEALQHSGPSVVVFRSPCALMVVRDRRRKGAKIMVCKITEECTNCMACIKLLGCPALVLVDGKAGINEALCIGCGLCASVCPYQAIKCEEIG from the coding sequence TTGCCTGATTCACGTTTACTATTGCAAGATGCGCCAAATAAACGGGCGCTTTTGCTTGGCAACGAAGCGATAGCCAGAGGAATCTTAGAAGCTGGCATAAGCGTGGTAACCACTTATCCTGGCACGCCGGCGTCTGAAATAGCGGATTCGATCAGTGAAATTGCGGCTGAAGCGGGCGTTTATATGGAGTATTCAATTAACGAGATGGTTGCCGTAGAAGTTGCTGCGGCAACTGCAAACTGTGGTGTGCGGTCGCTTTCTGCAATGAAGCATGTAGGATTGAATGTTGCTGCAGACGCGCTTGTGACGTTGGCGTATATGGGTGTAAAAGGCGGATGCGTAATTGTCACGGCAGACGACCCAGAATGTTACAGTTCCCAGAACGAGCAAGATAACCGTTTTTACGCTTTGCTTGCGAATCTTCCATGTTTGGAGCCTTCAAATGCTCAAGAAGCCAAAGACATGACAGTTTCCGCGGTTGAAATTTCAGAAAAATTAGAGCTTCCAGTTTTGCTTAGAACCATGACTCGTGTAAGTCACACACGTGGACCAGTAATTTACGGCAAGCTTACGAAGCCAAACCTCAAAGGCGAATTTGTCAGAGACATAAAACGCATGAATTTGGTTCCAGCAAATTCCAGACCAATGCATACTGTTCTACTGAAGAAAGCGGAGAAGGCTAAGGAACTCAGCGAAACATTACAATATAACACCATAATACGCAAAAGTAAAAGCGGCAAGCTTGGCGTAATCTCTGCAAGTGCAGCGTTCAACTACGCCATTGAAGCTATAGACGCGTTAGATTTAGACGCCAGCGTCCTCAAACTAGGCATGACGCATCCACTGCCAGAAAAGCTGATAGGAGCTTTCTTGAAGAAACACAAGAAAATCGTTGTTGTTGAAGAGCTTGAGCCTTATCTGGAAATGCAAGTTAAAGCCATAGCTAAGGATTACGCTCCAAACGTGAAAATTTATGGGAAAATGAGTACGCCGTATTTTCCAAGAGACGGCGAACTTTCTACACGTACAGTAGTGGTTGGCTTAGCAAAGATAACAAGAAGAAAATTGCCAATAAACTTTGAAGAGATTGATAAGAAATATGCTGAAGTTTTGAAGGATTTGCCGCGTAGACCGCCAATCTTATGCGCTGGATGCCCTCACAGAGCCTCATTCTACGTGATAAAGAAAGCCACTGATGGCAAAGCAGTTTATCCAAACGACATAGGCTGCTACGCTTTAGGATTTGCGCCGCCACTAAGCATTGGTGATGGCTTCTTGTGTATGGGCTCAAGCGTGAGCATGGCGCAGGGCATAAACAAAGTGACAGGAAAAGACACTATTGGAATTATTGGCGATTCAACATTTTTCCACGCAGCCATTCCAGGATTAATCAACGCCGTCTACAACAACCACAAAATAACCTTAGCAGTTTTAGACAACCAAACAACCGCGATGACAGGACATCAGCCACACCCAGGAACCGGCGTGACAGGCATGGGCGTTCCAACAGAAAAAGTGCTAATTGAAAAAGTCGCTGAAGGATGCGGCGTAAAATACGTCAGAGTTGTTAACCCATTCAAAGTTAAAGAGGCAACGGCAGTTTTGAAGGAAGCCTTACAACATTCCGGTCCTTCCGTTGTTGTTTTTCGTTCTCCTTGTGCCTTAATGGTGGTTAGAGATAGGAGACGCAAGGGCGCAAAAATAATGGTTTGCAAAATAACCGAGGAATGCACGAATTGTATGGCATGCATTAAATTGTTGGGTTGTCCAGCTTTGGTTTTGGTAGATGGAAAAGCGGGCATTAACGAGGCTCTTTGTATTGGGTGCGGGTTATGCGCTTCGGTTTGTCCATACCAAGCTATAAAATGTGAGGAGATAGGTTAA
- a CDS encoding tryptophanase, whose amino-acid sequence MSIKLSNGKEIPIEMHKTRMVQKISLPPVDQRLKAIEEAGYNTFQLKTKDVFLDMLTDSGVNAMSDNQYAAMMRVDDAYAGSMTFYEFADAVKDVLGYKYVMNVHQGRAAEHLISKVFAKPGDVVPTNYHFTTTKVHIELTGGAACLEIYYDEALKTESTNPFKGNMDPQKLKNVIKKYGKEKVAYVRMEATTNLLGGQPFSMQNLKEIKQICKEHGLILVLDGSLISENAYLIKQREKGYENKTVAEIVKEMCSYADIFYMSGRKNTCVRGGCIATNNKELFEKLQPWLPVYEGFFTYGGMSQREVAAMAVGMREMVDLEMAGCAIEQIKYFVNRLKETGIPVVTPPGGLACHLDAKKFLPHIPQSEYPAGALTAALYIVSGIRSMERGTISMERDKDGKEVFADLELTRLALPRRVYTISHIEYAVDRINWLYKHRNLVKGLKFVFEPPVLRFFLGKLEALDNWGRNLAEVCKKEIGDH is encoded by the coding sequence ATGTCCATAAAATTGTCTAATGGAAAAGAAATCCCGATTGAAATGCACAAGACGCGGATGGTGCAAAAAATTTCTTTGCCGCCAGTTGACCAGCGCCTCAAAGCCATAGAAGAGGCGGGCTACAACACTTTCCAGCTTAAGACTAAAGACGTGTTTCTCGACATGCTCACTGACAGTGGCGTAAACGCGATGAGTGACAACCAATACGCTGCCATGATGCGGGTTGACGACGCCTACGCAGGCAGCATGACCTTTTACGAGTTCGCAGACGCAGTAAAAGACGTTTTAGGATACAAATACGTGATGAATGTTCACCAAGGAAGAGCCGCGGAACATTTAATCTCCAAAGTGTTCGCGAAACCCGGCGACGTGGTTCCGACAAACTATCATTTTACTACAACTAAGGTTCACATTGAATTGACTGGTGGAGCCGCATGCTTAGAAATTTACTATGATGAAGCGTTGAAAACGGAAAGCACTAACCCGTTTAAGGGCAACATGGACCCACAAAAACTGAAAAACGTGATTAAAAAGTATGGAAAAGAAAAAGTAGCTTACGTGCGCATGGAAGCAACAACTAACCTTCTTGGCGGTCAACCATTCTCAATGCAGAATCTCAAGGAAATCAAACAAATCTGTAAGGAGCACGGCTTAATCCTCGTTTTAGACGGAAGCCTAATCAGCGAAAACGCCTATTTAATAAAGCAACGCGAAAAAGGCTACGAAAACAAAACAGTCGCGGAAATAGTCAAAGAAATGTGCAGTTACGCTGATATTTTCTACATGAGTGGAAGGAAAAACACGTGCGTCAGAGGCGGCTGCATAGCAACAAACAATAAGGAACTGTTTGAAAAGTTGCAGCCTTGGCTTCCAGTTTACGAAGGCTTCTTCACTTACGGCGGAATGTCTCAAAGGGAAGTCGCCGCCATGGCTGTAGGAATGCGCGAGATGGTAGACTTAGAAATGGCTGGCTGTGCAATAGAACAAATAAAATACTTTGTAAATAGACTGAAGGAAACCGGAATTCCAGTAGTTACACCTCCAGGCGGGTTGGCTTGCCACTTGGACGCAAAGAAGTTTTTGCCGCACATTCCTCAATCAGAGTATCCAGCTGGCGCGTTGACTGCTGCGCTTTACATTGTTTCGGGCATTCGGAGCATGGAAAGAGGCACAATTTCGATGGAAAGAGACAAGGATGGAAAGGAAGTCTTCGCTGATTTGGAATTGACGAGGCTTGCGCTTCCAAGAAGAGTCTACACCATATCACACATTGAATACGCGGTGGATAGGATAAACTGGCTTTATAAGCATAGAAACTTAGTGAAAGGCTTAAAATTCGTTTTTGAACCACCAGTGTTGCGTTTCTTCCTTGGAAAACTAGAAGCTTTAGACAACTGGGGAAGAAACTTAGCTGAAGTATGCAAAAAAGAAATAGGCGACCACTAA
- a CDS encoding enoyl-CoA hydratase-related protein — MEFKLIIYEKSEGVATITLNRPEALNAFSREVVEEVLQAVEDARNDENVRVVVLTGAGEKAFSAGADIKAMKGMNALKARELSLMGEKLCLAFENLEKPVIAAINGYALGGGLEVAMSCDLRIASENSRMGQTEINIGLIPGWGGTQRLTRLVGVGKAKELVYTGKMIDAKTAEQLGIVNMVVPADKFRETVRQFALELASKAPVALKVAKALINKGSEISLDAALALEREGFGVVASTEDLQEGVAAFTEKRKPTFKGK; from the coding sequence ATGGAGTTTAAACTTATAATTTACGAGAAAAGTGAAGGCGTAGCCACAATCACCTTAAACCGTCCGGAAGCATTAAACGCGTTCAGCAGAGAAGTTGTAGAAGAGGTTTTGCAAGCTGTAGAAGACGCTCGAAATGACGAGAATGTGCGCGTTGTTGTGTTAACTGGCGCCGGCGAAAAAGCGTTCTCAGCGGGCGCGGACATTAAAGCCATGAAGGGCATGAACGCGTTGAAAGCGAGAGAGCTTTCTTTGATGGGTGAAAAACTCTGTCTTGCATTTGAAAATTTGGAAAAACCCGTCATAGCCGCAATAAACGGTTACGCTTTGGGCGGCGGCTTAGAAGTTGCCATGTCATGCGACTTGCGTATTGCTTCGGAAAACTCTAGGATGGGACAAACAGAAATCAATATTGGCTTGATTCCTGGTTGGGGTGGAACGCAGCGGCTTACGCGTTTGGTGGGTGTTGGAAAAGCCAAAGAACTGGTCTATACTGGAAAGATGATTGATGCAAAAACGGCTGAGCAGCTTGGTATTGTGAACATGGTTGTTCCCGCTGACAAGTTTCGAGAAACTGTGAGGCAATTTGCTTTGGAGTTAGCGTCAAAAGCTCCTGTAGCGCTTAAGGTTGCTAAAGCATTAATCAATAAGGGTTCAGAGATAAGCTTGGATGCTGCGTTGGCTTTGGAACGGGAAGGCTTCGGTGTGGTTGCGTCGACAGAAGACTTGCAAGAAGGCGTTGCGGCGTTTACAGAGAAAAGAAAACCAACATTCAAAGGCAAATAA
- a CDS encoding 3-hydroxyacyl-CoA dehydrogenase family protein — protein sequence MEVKKIAVLGAGLMGHGICQVAAQSGYEVNLRDIEQRFVDNGMQMIKTSLQKFQAKGQLTEAQVNEILGRIHPTVDLKKAVSDVDLIIEAVTENVELKKATYREVDQYAPSHAIIASNTSSISITELGSTTKRPEKVCGMHFFNPPQLMKLIEVIKGAKTSEETIQTVLAVAQKMGKETVLVKKDCPGFIVNRILIPALNEAVALYWEGVADRDDIDKAIRLGLNWPMGPLMLLDYIGADTTLAIAEILEKEIDPKFHPHTGLKQMVKAQLLGRKTGKGFYDWTQK from the coding sequence ATGGAAGTTAAGAAAATCGCAGTTTTAGGCGCGGGTTTAATGGGACACGGCATATGTCAAGTAGCCGCGCAGTCCGGATACGAAGTAAACTTGCGTGACATTGAACAACGCTTCGTAGACAACGGCATGCAAATGATAAAAACTAGCCTACAAAAGTTCCAAGCAAAAGGGCAACTAACAGAAGCGCAAGTCAACGAAATCCTTGGCAGAATACACCCTACGGTGGACTTGAAAAAAGCAGTTTCTGATGTGGACCTTATTATTGAAGCAGTGACAGAAAATGTTGAACTCAAAAAAGCCACATACCGCGAAGTGGACCAATACGCGCCATCCCATGCAATAATTGCCTCAAACACTTCGTCAATAAGCATAACCGAATTGGGCTCAACAACCAAACGTCCAGAAAAAGTCTGCGGAATGCACTTCTTCAACCCGCCACAACTAATGAAGCTCATCGAGGTCATTAAAGGCGCAAAAACTTCCGAGGAAACCATACAAACAGTGCTTGCGGTTGCGCAGAAAATGGGAAAAGAAACCGTTCTAGTCAAGAAAGATTGTCCCGGCTTCATCGTGAACCGTATATTAATTCCAGCCTTAAACGAGGCAGTCGCCTTATACTGGGAAGGCGTGGCTGACAGAGATGACATAGACAAAGCCATAAGGCTGGGCTTAAACTGGCCCATGGGACCGCTGATGCTTTTGGATTACATAGGGGCGGACACGACATTGGCAATCGCGGAAATTTTGGAGAAGGAAATAGACCCGAAGTTTCATCCACACACTGGATTGAAGCAGATGGTTAAAGCGCAGTTGCTTGGAAGAAAAACTGGTAAGGGCTTCTACGATTGGACACAAAAATAG
- a CDS encoding DUF362 domain-containing protein encodes MAIGKSKMNSYVKDGKALVSKVSGTANVKESILKAVNLIGGFNKAIKKGDDVLLKPNFNTADPPPASSDPEFVKAVIELLFEHGAGKVVVGESSMFSLHTRNVFKETGMLSKAEEAGAELVFFDEGRWVKVPTGGKCLKTVSLPETALNATKLVYVCCMKAHKFAKFTLSLKLAVGFMKPSERMLLHMRHLEEKIADLNLVVRPSLIIMDGRKCFINGGPACGELREPNIVLASGDRVAIDVEALRIIEGYEGASLKEDPWSYTQIHRAVELGLGVKNEQEYAVISE; translated from the coding sequence ATGGCGATTGGCAAGTCTAAAATGAATTCATACGTGAAAGACGGCAAAGCTTTAGTTAGCAAAGTAAGCGGTACCGCAAATGTTAAGGAAAGCATTTTGAAAGCTGTAAACTTGATTGGCGGCTTCAACAAAGCCATTAAAAAAGGCGATGATGTTCTTTTGAAGCCTAATTTTAACACTGCTGACCCTCCGCCTGCATCCAGCGACCCAGAATTTGTTAAGGCAGTTATTGAATTGTTGTTTGAGCATGGTGCTGGAAAGGTTGTTGTTGGCGAGTCTTCTATGTTTTCGCTTCACACGAGAAACGTGTTCAAGGAAACTGGAATGCTAAGTAAGGCAGAAGAAGCAGGTGCTGAGTTGGTATTTTTTGACGAAGGCAGATGGGTTAAAGTCCCCACGGGCGGCAAATGCCTCAAAACAGTCAGTTTACCCGAAACTGCATTGAATGCAACGAAACTTGTTTACGTGTGCTGTATGAAAGCGCATAAGTTTGCAAAGTTCACTTTGAGCTTAAAATTGGCTGTTGGTTTTATGAAGCCGAGCGAGCGGATGCTTTTGCACATGAGGCATTTGGAAGAGAAAATTGCTGATTTGAACCTTGTTGTGCGTCCAAGCCTAATAATAATGGATGGAAGAAAGTGTTTCATAAATGGTGGACCAGCATGTGGCGAACTTCGAGAACCAAACATTGTGCTTGCTTCTGGCGACAGAGTAGCCATCGATGTTGAAGCATTAAGAATTATTGAAGGCTACGAGGGCGCTAGTCTGAAAGAAGACCCGTGGAGTTATACACAAATACATAGAGCCGTGGAGCTTGGGTTGGGCGTTAAGAACGAGCAGGAATACGCGGTTATAAGCGAATAG
- a CDS encoding HDIG domain-containing protein, whose translation MLTRNEALKLVNNNVSKKNVFFHMLAVEAIMRGIAKYLGEDEEQWALIGLLHDIDYEKTEATPETHSLLTEQILKGLVPEELIKAIKAHNFRYTGVMPETKMEKALIASDAISGLLVACALVMPSKKVADVKVETVAKKFKDKDFARGAERERILVCEEIGIPREKFFEIALNGLKAVASEIGL comes from the coding sequence ATGTTAACTCGAAACGAAGCGCTTAAGCTAGTTAACAATAATGTTTCAAAAAAGAATGTTTTCTTTCATATGCTTGCAGTTGAAGCCATAATGCGGGGTATAGCGAAATATTTGGGCGAAGATGAAGAGCAATGGGCACTTATAGGATTGCTACATGACATTGACTATGAAAAGACTGAAGCGACACCAGAAACGCATAGTCTGCTAACTGAACAAATTCTCAAAGGGCTCGTTCCAGAAGAGCTTATTAAGGCTATTAAGGCGCACAACTTTCGCTATACTGGTGTTATGCCTGAGACAAAGATGGAGAAGGCGTTAATTGCCAGTGATGCAATTTCGGGGTTGCTGGTTGCATGTGCCTTAGTAATGCCGTCGAAGAAGGTGGCGGACGTAAAAGTGGAGACTGTTGCGAAAAAGTTTAAGGACAAGGATTTTGCGAGAGGGGCTGAAAGAGAACGTATACTTGTCTGCGAAGAAATTGGGATTCCGAGAGAGAAGTTTTTTGAGATTGCGCTTAACGGACTGAAAGCGGTAGCGTCTGAAATAGGTTTATGA
- a CDS encoding radical SAM protein, whose translation MSLKGVHFLLTYKCDLECDHCFVWGSPKAKGTFTLEQIRNILAEAKKLQTVNYVAIEGGEPFLYHPIMVKAASEAAELGFRVEILSNCYWATCIDDAVEWLQPIAKIKNVELTLSSDLYHGENWETETVRNAVKAAHTLQMKADILAIKDPHATKPCPKEIEGAKVDLCELMYKGRAFSKLPQNVVLKPWHEFTKCPYENFANQERVHIDPFGYVHVCQGISIGNAWQKPFAKIIEEYNPYDNPILEPLVRGGPVALVEKFGLSHEEAYADACHLCYAARLLLKKRHPDILAPNQIYGEFE comes from the coding sequence TTGAGTTTAAAAGGAGTTCATTTTCTTCTCACTTACAAATGCGACCTAGAATGTGACCACTGTTTTGTCTGGGGAAGCCCCAAAGCAAAAGGTACCTTCACACTTGAACAAATCAGAAACATCTTGGCAGAAGCAAAAAAGCTACAAACCGTAAACTACGTCGCCATAGAAGGCGGTGAACCCTTCCTATACCACCCTATAATGGTCAAAGCGGCTTCAGAAGCTGCAGAACTTGGTTTTCGCGTTGAAATTCTTTCAAACTGTTACTGGGCTACGTGTATAGACGACGCTGTGGAATGGTTGCAGCCAATAGCAAAAATCAAAAATGTTGAGCTAACCTTAAGCAGTGACCTTTACCATGGAGAAAACTGGGAAACTGAAACAGTAAGAAACGCTGTAAAAGCAGCGCATACGCTACAAATGAAAGCAGACATACTTGCCATCAAAGACCCACACGCCACGAAACCGTGCCCGAAAGAGATTGAAGGGGCAAAAGTTGATTTATGCGAGTTAATGTATAAAGGCAGAGCATTTTCAAAACTGCCACAAAATGTAGTCCTAAAGCCTTGGCATGAATTCACTAAATGCCCATATGAAAACTTCGCTAACCAAGAAAGAGTACACATAGACCCCTTCGGATACGTACACGTTTGTCAAGGCATCTCAATCGGCAACGCTTGGCAAAAGCCCTTCGCAAAAATAATTGAAGAATACAACCCCTACGACAATCCAATCCTTGAGCCTCTGGTTCGAGGCGGTCCTGTAGCTTTGGTTGAAAAGTTCGGTTTATCACATGAGGAAGCTTACGCTGATGCGTGTCACCTGTGTTATGCAGCACGTCTTCTCCTAAAAAAGAGACATCCGGATATTCTTGCGCCTAACCAAATATATGGTGAGTTTGAATAA